One region of Moraxella sp. ZY210820 genomic DNA includes:
- a CDS encoding DUF2057 family protein encodes MKNFLIASCLAITSSYALADVHIISPEELQIVVINDQQIKSSFIKANQNKFTVRGNQQHQIYIRYVQFFNLPLNDEHEIIKSDIGIFNTPILQDGQTYRLAIAQQPKTLEDAKQFAQKPSVILYNAQNQIIAQQTFEQTSKTWFSGLTLNRSYDLTKKKPAIMPMPTAPSLTNTTPTHYNSLIEQWNKASVDERQAFIQWLNQQSK; translated from the coding sequence ATGAAAAACTTTTTGATTGCTTCATGCCTTGCTATCACAAGTAGTTATGCATTAGCCGATGTACATATTATTAGTCCAGAGGAATTACAAATTGTTGTCATTAATGACCAACAAATTAAATCATCATTTATTAAAGCAAATCAAAATAAATTTACTGTTCGTGGTAATCAACAACATCAAATCTATATTCGTTACGTCCAATTTTTTAATTTACCATTAAATGATGAACATGAAATTATCAAATCAGATATTGGCATATTCAACACACCTATTTTACAAGATGGGCAAACCTACCGTCTCGCAATCGCTCAACAACCCAAAACGTTGGAAGATGCCAAACAATTTGCTCAAAAACCAAGTGTTATTTTATATAATGCACAGAACCAAATTATTGCTCAACAAACCTTTGAACAGACCAGTAAAACATGGTTTTCAGGTTTAACACTCAATCGTAGCTATGACTTAACTAAGAAAAAACCTGCTATTATGCCAATGCCAACAGCACCTAGCTTAACCAACACAACACCTACGCATTACAACTCATTAATTGAACAATGGAATAAAGCAAGCGTTGATGAACGCCAAGCCTTTATACAATGGTTAAATCAACAATCAAAATAA
- a CDS encoding AzlC family ABC transporter permease translates to MLNKYHQAGWKKYYLIPATVDESFAINYSAKPPPNIDESWHMVYVSLFLHIYWVGGTALGAFLADILPFSLKGSEFAMTALFLVIFAERWLSEKSHESSLIGLAITIICLLLLGKEHFLIPAMVAILLVLTWRRPILMQKLQQELD, encoded by the coding sequence ATGTTAAATAAATATCATCAAGCAGGTTGGAAAAAATACTATCTCATTCCCGCCACAGTTGATGAAAGTTTTGCCATTAATTATTCTGCTAAACCCCCCCCTAATATCGATGAAAGTTGGCATATGGTTTATGTTAGCTTATTTTTACATATTTATTGGGTAGGAGGGACTGCTTTAGGGGCATTTTTAGCAGATATATTACCCTTTTCGTTAAAAGGTTCAGAATTTGCCATGACTGCACTTTTTCTAGTGATTTTTGCTGAACGTTGGTTAAGTGAAAAAAGCCATGAAAGCTCACTCATCGGTCTAGCTATAACGATAATCTGTTTATTACTCTTAGGCAAAGAACATTTTTTAATCCCTGCAATGGTTGCAATTTTACTAGTTTTAACTTGGCGAAGACCAATTTTAATGCAAAAATTACAACAAGAACTGGATTAA
- a CDS encoding Abi family protein has product MSFFQLLKPSTTVHQQLAMLKSRGLIVDDESRALHYLGNIGYYRLSGYFYSFRQYDLTSKKIQRKDEFMKDSHFNDILQLYLFDKKLRLLAFDALERIEMALRVDIGNALARRSPNAHENIEYLDHKQTTAHITWLAQYYNLVTRAKNQDFIQHNLSQYGRLPVWVACEILDFGTLTRLYNLLQPSDKEYIAKKYNSNSKQFTDWLDSLRFIRNTSAHHSRLWNANITSRIDIKKSFPNRRKLHHLENHKPFIYFVLIQHFLNVISPKSTWTTRLIDLIELEFPIVENKAIHLKDFGCTEHFKELLV; this is encoded by the coding sequence ATGAGTTTTTTCCAATTATTGAAACCATCAACAACTGTTCATCAACAATTAGCCATGCTTAAATCTCGTGGTTTGATTGTTGATGATGAAAGTCGTGCGTTGCATTATTTGGGAAATATTGGATATTATCGTTTAAGTGGCTATTTTTATTCATTTCGTCAATATGATTTAACATCAAAAAAAATTCAGCGAAAAGATGAATTTATGAAGGATAGCCATTTTAATGATATATTACAACTTTATTTATTTGATAAAAAATTACGATTATTGGCTTTTGATGCTTTAGAACGTATTGAAATGGCTTTAAGAGTTGATATTGGTAATGCTTTAGCTCGTAGAAGTCCGAATGCTCATGAAAATATTGAATATCTTGACCATAAACAGACAACAGCTCATATAACATGGCTTGCTCAATATTATAATTTAGTTACACGTGCCAAAAATCAAGATTTTATTCAACACAATTTAAGTCAATATGGGCGTTTACCTGTATGGGTTGCATGTGAAATTTTAGATTTTGGAACCTTAACTCGTTTATATAATCTATTACAGCCAAGTGATAAAGAGTATATTGCAAAAAAATATAACTCTAATTCTAAACAATTTACAGATTGGCTCGATAGTTTAAGGTTTATTCGCAATACGTCAGCTCATCATTCTCGTTTATGGAATGCTAATATCACTTCTCGTATTGATATAAAAAAATCTTTTCCAAATCGTCGTAAATTACATCATTTGGAAAATCATAAACCTTTTATTTATTTTGTTCTAATACAACATTTTTTAAATGTGATTTCACCAAAATCAACATGGACAACACGTTTAATTGATTTAATAGAACTTGAATTTCCAATTGTTGAAAATAAAGCAATCCATTTAAAAGATTTCGGTTGTACTGAACATTTTAAAGAATTATTAGTGTAG
- the dusB gene encoding tRNA dihydrouridine synthase DusB, translating into MTHPIIQQLFDRPISQKIWVAPMAGVTDNPYRKLCKYFGAGHAVSEMMTADKTLRMSKKSLYRANFDGEIAPISAQIAGSDPIELAEAARYQVANGAQIVDINMGCPAKKVCNKLAGSALLQDEDLVARILDSVVNAVNVPVTLKTRLGFKNGEENILSVAKRAEQAGIAALALHGRTREDMYLNHARYELIKQVKTEINIPLIANGDIDSPEKAKYVLDYTGADALMVGRAAQGRPWIFREIAHFLETGKHLASPEISEIKQVLLSHLTELYQFYGEYSGCRIARKHIAWYTTGLRNSNAFRQAMYQVENTAEQAKVVEQYFDELLSYGENLAQVSTETHT; encoded by the coding sequence ATGACACATCCAATCATTCAACAATTATTTGACCGTCCAATTAGCCAAAAAATCTGGGTTGCTCCAATGGCAGGTGTAACGGATAATCCTTATCGTAAATTATGTAAATATTTTGGTGCAGGTCATGCAGTAAGTGAAATGATGACTGCTGATAAAACCTTACGCATGAGTAAAAAAAGTTTATATCGTGCTAATTTTGATGGTGAAATTGCTCCTATTTCTGCTCAAATTGCGGGTTCTGACCCAATTGAATTAGCAGAAGCTGCACGTTATCAAGTAGCAAATGGTGCTCAAATTGTAGATATTAATATGGGTTGCCCTGCCAAAAAAGTGTGTAATAAATTGGCAGGTTCAGCGTTATTGCAAGATGAAGATTTAGTTGCACGTATTTTAGATAGTGTCGTTAATGCCGTTAATGTACCTGTTACTTTAAAAACCCGTTTAGGCTTTAAAAATGGAGAAGAAAATATTTTAAGCGTGGCAAAACGTGCCGAACAAGCAGGTATTGCTGCCCTAGCCCTACATGGTCGCACACGTGAAGATATGTATTTAAATCATGCACGTTATGAATTAATTAAACAAGTAAAAACTGAAATTAATATCCCACTCATTGCCAATGGTGATATTGATAGCCCAGAAAAAGCCAAATATGTGCTTGATTATACAGGTGCTGATGCGTTAATGGTCGGTCGTGCTGCACAAGGTCGCCCATGGATTTTCCGTGAAATTGCTCATTTTTTAGAAACAGGTAAACATTTAGCTTCACCTGAAATTAGTGAAATCAAACAAGTTTTATTATCTCATCTCACTGAATTATATCAATTTTATGGAGAGTATTCAGGTTGTCGTATCGCCCGTAAACACATTGCATGGTACACCACAGGTCTAAGAAATAGTAATGCCTTTAGACAAGCTATGTATCAAGTGGAAAATACAGCAGAACAAGCTAAAGTGGTTGAACAGTATTTTGATGAATTACTAAGCTATGGTGAAAATTTAGCTCAAGTTTCTACTGAAACGCACACTTAA
- a CDS encoding AzlC family ABC transporter permease: MINPITPYSMSATIRSAFIHSLPILAGFAFLGMAYGIYMRGLGFEPYYPILMALFIFAGSVEFIVAGMLLSAFNPLYTFIMVLMISARQIFLCYFDVK, encoded by the coding sequence ATGATAAATCCAATCACACCCTATTCTATGTCAGCAACAATTCGTTCAGCTTTTATACATAGTTTGCCTATTTTAGCAGGCTTTGCCTTTTTAGGTATGGCTTATGGCATTTATATGCGTGGATTAGGATTTGAACCTTATTACCCTATTTTGATGGCACTGTTTATTTTTGCTGGGTCAGTTGAGTTTATTGTGGCAGGTATGCTTCTATCAGCATTCAATCCGCTTTATACCTTTATCATGGTGCTGATGATTAGTGCAAGGCAAATTTTTTTATGCTATTTCGATGTTAAATAA
- the aat gene encoding leucyl/phenylalanyl-tRNA--protein transferase has protein sequence MNKLEPLFQSAYAFPDPEQADPEHHEFIATGADLAPQTLLHAYSIGMFPWFNEGDPIAWYSPSPRCVLYPKHYKPSKSLLREMKKSTFTVNINHAFADVIDGCAAVRSYADSTWISSDMKQAYQQLYDLGYAISIEIYEQNQLVGGLYGLKIGQGFFGESMFHTRTNASKMAFFVLVTLCEYSQFCWIDCQFPNEHLMSLGAEILSRRDFLQQLSIQIRKPAVDWSALYHQAVPIQTYVNKSLVLCEHDDGYALNYQH, from the coding sequence ATGAATAAATTAGAGCCTTTATTTCAATCTGCTTATGCTTTTCCTGACCCTGAACAAGCAGACCCAGAGCATCATGAATTTATTGCTACTGGTGCAGATTTAGCACCACAGACTTTGTTACACGCCTATAGTATCGGTATGTTTCCTTGGTTTAATGAAGGTGATCCGATTGCATGGTATTCGCCATCGCCACGTTGTGTACTCTATCCAAAACATTATAAACCAAGCAAAAGTTTATTGCGAGAGATGAAAAAATCGACATTTACGGTTAATATTAATCATGCTTTTGCTGATGTGATTGATGGTTGTGCAGCCGTGCGTAGTTATGCCGATAGCACATGGATTAGCTCGGATATGAAACAGGCTTATCAACAATTATATGATTTAGGTTATGCGATTAGTATTGAGATTTATGAACAAAATCAATTGGTTGGTGGTTTATACGGGCTAAAAATAGGACAAGGTTTTTTTGGTGAATCAATGTTTCATACTCGTACCAATGCATCTAAAATGGCATTTTTTGTGCTAGTAACTTTGTGTGAGTATAGTCAATTCTGTTGGATTGATTGTCAATTTCCTAATGAACATTTAATGAGTTTAGGTGCAGAAATTTTAAGTCGCCGTGATTTTTTACAGCAATTATCTATACAAATTCGTAAACCTGCAGTAGACTGGTCGGCTTTATATCATCAAGCAGTCCCGATACAAACTTATGTCAATAAGTCTCTAGTTTTATGTGAACATGATGATGGTTATGCGTTAAATTATCAACATTAA
- a CDS encoding branched-chain amino acid transporter permease produces the protein MMTVEQHLLTILIAILVVQLCRWIAFIAFPAHKPIPEYVQYLGKVLPPAVFALLVVYCYKNVNILSEHHGFAEFIAGTVTLGLHFWRRNMFLSIGVGTILYMFLVQKVFV, from the coding sequence ATGATGACCGTAGAACAACACCTGCTCACAATACTCATTGCTATTTTAGTAGTACAATTATGTCGATGGATTGCGTTTATTGCTTTTCCTGCACATAAACCGATTCCAGAATATGTTCAATATTTAGGTAAAGTTTTACCACCTGCTGTATTTGCCCTATTAGTGGTGTATTGCTATAAAAATGTTAATATTTTAAGTGAACATCATGGATTCGCCGAATTTATCGCAGGTACAGTTACTTTAGGCTTACATTTTTGGCGTAGAAATATGTTTTTATCGATTGGTGTAGGAACAATTTTATATATGTTTTTGGTTCAGAAAGTTTTTGTATAA
- a CDS encoding ribonucleotide-diphosphate reductase subunit beta, with protein sequence MSILSWDDEDEVQTSSNQKTTPATNTPSQTSATQMVSHVQPSSASVADLHRTTTDDVSSASADSSDLLARASQALNRLDIQAGLEDLEMGAARVQVDDKRMINCRADLNQLVPFKYEWAWQKYLDGCANHWMPQEVNMTADIALWKSEDGLTDDERLIVMRSLGFFSTADSLVANNLVLALYRHITNPECRQYLLRQAFEEAIHTHAYQYCIESLGMDEGEVFNMYREVPSVARKAAWGLRYTQSLSDPDFKTGTVEEDQRLLRNLIAFYCVLEGIFFYCGFSQILSMGQRNKMKGVAEQFQYILRDESMHVNFGIDMINQIKIENPHLWTPEFQQEVIQMLLEGTMLEIEYARDTMPRGVLGMNAGVMEIYLKYICNRRLNQLGLPNQYPVTENPFPWMSEMMDLRKEKNFFETRVTEYEVGGGLKGL encoded by the coding sequence ATGTCAATTTTAAGCTGGGACGATGAAGATGAAGTACAAACATCGTCTAATCAAAAAACAACCCCTGCGACCAACACGCCGTCGCAAACGTCTGCAACACAAATGGTATCTCATGTGCAACCATCGTCAGCGAGTGTGGCTGATTTACACCGCACCACAACTGATGACGTGTCGTCAGCATCAGCCGATAGCTCCGATTTGTTGGCTAGAGCCAGCCAAGCTCTTAATCGACTAGATATTCAAGCAGGTCTTGAAGATTTAGAAATGGGTGCGGCTCGTGTTCAAGTTGATGATAAACGTATGATTAACTGTCGTGCAGATTTGAACCAACTTGTACCATTTAAATATGAATGGGCTTGGCAAAAATATCTTGATGGTTGTGCAAACCATTGGATGCCACAAGAAGTCAATATGACAGCAGATATTGCACTGTGGAAATCTGAAGATGGCTTAACTGATGATGAACGTTTAATCGTCATGCGTTCACTTGGTTTCTTCTCAACCGCTGATAGTTTAGTGGCAAATAATCTTGTATTAGCATTATACCGTCATATTACTAATCCAGAATGTCGTCAATATTTACTCCGTCAGGCATTTGAAGAAGCAATTCATACACACGCTTATCAATACTGTATTGAAAGTTTAGGTATGGACGAAGGCGAAGTATTTAATATGTACCGTGAAGTACCAAGTGTTGCACGCAAAGCCGCTTGGGGCTTACGTTATACACAATCATTAAGCGACCCTGATTTTAAAACAGGTACTGTTGAAGAAGACCAACGTTTATTGCGTAATTTGATTGCATTCTACTGCGTACTTGAAGGTATTTTCTTCTATTGTGGTTTCAGCCAAATTTTAAGCATGGGTCAGCGTAATAAGATGAAAGGGGTTGCCGAGCAATTCCAATACATCTTGCGTGATGAATCTATGCATGTGAATTTTGGTATCGATATGATTAACCAAATCAAAATCGAAAATCCACACTTATGGACACCTGAATTCCAACAAGAAGTTATTCAGATGCTACTTGAAGGTACGATGTTAGAAATCGAATATGCTCGTGATACTATGCCACGTGGTGTATTAGGTATGAATGCTGGTGTGATGGAAATTTACTTAAAATACATCTGTAACCGCCGTTTAAACCAATTAGGCTTACCAAATCAATATCCTGTAACTGAAAATCCATTCCCATGGATGTCAGAAATGATGGATTTGCGCAAAGAGAAAAACTTCTTTGAAACACGTGTAACCGAGTATGAAGTCGGTGGTGGCTTAAAAGGACTATAA